A single region of the Brachypodium distachyon strain Bd21 chromosome 3, Brachypodium_distachyon_v3.0, whole genome shotgun sequence genome encodes:
- the LOC100842449 gene encoding serine/threonine-protein kinase STY46: MAVEEPPPPQQQEGQRREVGAGGRRTDKQGRRLEVYNEVLARLRAAGEISPGFQDALWAHFHRLPARYALDVNAERAEDVVTHQRLLQEARDPHRRPALSVRVVQVSRIIDGDMDDDSFDPGMAASNHLPSNMAHPPPSFGSSSNLEALALEASEPDVASTTNNDDHSVHLVSRPMHEIALATIDKPKLLSKLTCLLGELGLDIQEAHAFSTIDGYSLDVFVVTGWRLAGTKQLEEKLLQKLRNVEAQSWPVSSPSSPSLEGLQVGQNLPSTSVKIPTDGADVWEINLKLLKFGNMVASGSNGDLYRGSYCSQDVAIKVVRPERISADMYRDFAQEVYIMRKVRHKNVVQFIGACTRQPNLYIITDFMSGGSVYDCLHKNSAFKLPEILRVATDISKGMNYLHQNNIIHRDLKTANLLMDENKVVKVADFGVSRVKDQSGVMTAETGTYRWMAPEVIEHRPYDHKADVYSFGIVLWELLTGKIPYGQLTPMQAAVGVVQKGIRPIIPKDTHPKLADLVQKCWHGDSAERPEFSQILEILQRLSKEVGTNANGLRKTKSGFLSALKRSH; this comes from the exons ATGGCTGTCgaagagccgccgccgccgcagcagcaggaggggcagaggagggagGTGGGCGCGGGGGGGAGGCGGACGGACAAGcagggccgccgcctcgaGGTGTACAACGAGGTGCtcgcccgcctccgcgccgccggcgagatctcgccgggcttccaggacgCGCTCTGGGCGCActtccaccgcctccccgcccGCTACGCCCTGGATGTGAACGCGGAGAGGGCGGAGGACGTGGTGACCCACCAGCGGCTGCTCCAGGAGGCCCGCGacccgcaccgccgccccgccctCTCCGTGCGCGTCGTCCAG GTGTCTAGGATCATCGATGGGGACATGGATGATGATTCCTTCGACCCCGGGATGGCTGCTTCCAACCACTTGCCTAGCAATAT GGCTCACCCTCCTCCGTCATTCGGCTCTTCCTCCAATCTAGAGGCGCTAGCGCTTGAAGCAAGCGAGCCTGATGTAGCTAGCACCACTAACAACGATGATCACAGTGTTCATCTGGTTTCCAG GCCTATGCATGAGATAGCACTTGCAACAATTGATAAGCCAAAGCTACTTAGTAAG CTGACTTGTTTGCTTGGTGAGCTCGGTCTTGATATCCAAGAAGCACACGCATTTTCGACAATCGATGGCTACTCACTGGATGTATTTGTTGTCACTGGTTGGCGTCTTGCG GGTACTAAGCAGCTTGAAGAGAAGTTACTACAGAAACTACGCAATGTTGAG GCGCAATCTTGGCCAGTATCGAGCCCATCATCGCCATCACTGGAAGGTCTGCAAGTTGGACAGAATTTGCCATCTACCAGTGTGAAAATACCAACGGATGGAGCAGATGTTTGGGAAATAAACCTGAAGCTGCTCAAGTTTGGAAACATGGTTGCATCTGGATCAAACGGCGACCT GTACCGTGGATCATACTGTAGTCAGGATGTAGCCATTAAAGTAGTGAGACCTGAGCGCATCAGTGCAGATATGTATCGAGATTTTGCGCAGGAAGTCTACATTATGAG AAAGGTTCGTCACAAGAATGTTGTGCAGTTTATTGGTGCATGTACAAGACAACCCAACTTATATATTATAACAG ATTTCATGTCTGGAGGGAGTGTGTACGATTGCCTCCATAAAAACAGTGCTTTCAAGCTTCCAGAAATACTCCGAGTGGCGACAGACATATCAAAAGGAATGAACTACCTGCATCAGAACAACATAATTCACCGAGATCTCAAGACAGCAAATCTTCTCATGGATGAAAACAAG GTTGTAAAGGTTGCAGATTTCGGTGTCTCACGTGTGAAAGATCAATCCGGAGTGATGACTGCAGAGACTGGAACTTACCGTTGGATGGCACCTGAG GTCATAGAGCATAGGCCATATGATCACAAAGCAGATGTTTATAGCTTTGGTATTGTTCTATGGGAGCTGCTAACTGGCAAG ATCCCTTATGGGCAGCTAACACCAATGCAAGCAGCAGTAGGTGTTGTTCAGAAG GGAATTAGGCCGATAATTCCAAAAGATACCCACCCCAAGCTGGCTGATCTGGTTCAGAAATGCTGGCATGGAGATTCAGCTGAGAGGCCCGAGTTCTCCCAGATACTGGAGATCCTTCAAAGACTCTCCAAAGAG GTCGGAACCAACGCCAACGGTCTACGCAAAACGAAGTCCGGTTTTCTTTCAGCACTGAAGAGAAGCCACTGA
- the LOC100842756 gene encoding phospholipase D delta, whose translation MSAPDGSGPEPVVMLHGDLDLTIHEARGLPNMDVLSTLLRRLCLFRPPRRSSRPLPPRSVSASDEEDNPSTSSSHHHRHHHLHRRRPRRPKQPHGPRHLLPTSDPYAVLLIPPATVLARTHVVRNADRPVWSARIRVPLAHAASRIVFNVRDADPFGSDLIAAASLPASDLLSGTPIVSRWLDLLRPDGRGGKPKPDSAIRISASFTPAYSSLSRGGGIIPAYFPERRGCEVKLYQDAHGGAAKGGCWEDVCMAVLGAQSLVYVAGWAVGARVRLARKGEMSPEMEEKAAEVMALSSAAGGGGGDEAASPELGEMTLGDLLKYKSQEGVRVCLLVWDDKTSHDKFFLKTGGVMGTGDEDTKKFFKHSTVMCVLSPRYPSSKLSMAKQKLVGTLYTHHQKLVLVDTPASDTTRRVTAFLGGLDLAAGRYDTPAHRLFAGLGTVFRGDVRNPTLGLGSGSGGGETAGPRMPWHDLHCRVDGAAAYDVLANFEQRWRKATRLNDALGRKRWMDDALLRLHRIPWILSPNNVAGAGEDDPALRVFPEDDDPRQWHAQIFRSIDSGSVKGFPRSWETQEMAERNLQCDKNVAVEASIHAAYVAAIRRARRFVYIENQYFIGSSYAWPESYYRSSAAGNLVPMEIALKVASKIYAGEDFAAYVVLPMFPEGGSPASGPAQEILFWQAQTMRAMYNIVADAIATAAGSSKLAGSRRAHPQDYLNFYCLGNREPLGGGDNGASRARPAPETTRWGTTTSSSSAPSASVATATALESARRNRRFMVYVHSKGMIVDDEYVLLGSANINQRSLAGSRDTEIAVGAYQPHHSGNSPRGEVYRYRKSLWEEHLGAAAMAAAAVESPEKEECVRMVNRTARENWERYAAEEATAEMPMRGHLMRYPVEVGADGSVGPLQGHEFFPDVGGRVLGSTNKLPDDLTM comes from the exons ATGTCCGCGCCCGATGGCTCCGGGCCGGAGCCGGTGGTGATGCTCCACGGCGACCTCGACCTGACCATCCACGAGGCGCGGGGGCTCCCCAACATGGACGTCCTCTCcaccctcctccgccgcctctgcctctTCCGCCCTccccgccgcagcagccgtcCTCTTCCGCCCCGCTCCGTCTCCGCCTCCGACGAAGAAGACAACCCAAGCACAAGCAGctcccaccaccaccgccaccaccacctccatcgccggcgtccgcggcgCCCGAAGCAGCCGCACGGGCCGCGGCACCTGCTCCCGACCTCGGACCCCTACGCCGTCCTCCTCATCCCGCCGGCCACCGTCCTCGCCCGCACCCACGTCGTCCGCAACGCCGACCGCCCGGTCTGGTCCGCCCGCATCCGCGTCCCGCTCGCCCACGCCGCCTCCCGCATCGTCTTCAATGTCCGCGACGCCGACCCCTTCGGCTCCGacctcatcgccgccgcctccctccccgcCTCCGACCTCCTCTCCGGGACCCCCATCGTCTCCCGCTggctcgacctcctccgccccgacggccgcggcgggaAGCCCAAGCCCGACTCCGCCATCCGCATCTCCGCCTCCTTCACCCCCGCCTACTCGAGCTTgtcccgcggcggcgggatcaTTCCGGCGTATTTCCCGGAGAGGAGAGGCTGCGAGGTGAAGCTGTACCAGGACGCGCATGGCGGGGCGGCCAAGGGCGGGTGCTGGGAGGACGTGTGCATGGCGGTGCTGGGCGCGCAGAGCCTGGTGTACGTGGCCGGGTGGGCGGTGGGGGCCAGGGTGAGGCTGGCCAGGAAGGGGGAGATGTcgccggagatggaggagaaggcggcggaggtcATGGCGCtcagctccgccgccggcggcggcgggggggacGAGGCGGCGTCGCCGGAGCTGGGGGAGATGACTCTGGGGGACCTTCTCAAGTACAAGTCCCAGGAGGGCGTCCGCGTCTGCCTCCTCGTCTGGGACGACAAGACCTCTCACGACAAATTCTTCCTCAAAACA GGGGGGGTGATGGGCACGGGGGACGAGGACACGAAGAAGTTCTTCAAGCACTCGACGGTGATGTGCGTGCTCTCGCCGCGGTACCCGAGCAGCAAGCTGAGCATGGCGAAGCAGAAGCTGGTGGGCACGCTGTACACGCACCACCAGAAGCTCGTGCTCGTCGACACGCCGGCGTCGGACACGACGCGCCGCGTCACGGCATTCCTCGGCGGactcgacctcgccgccggccgctacGACACGCCCGCGCACCGCCTCTTCGCGGGCCTCGGCACCGTCttccgcggcgacgtccgcAACCCCACCCTCGGCCTCGGCtcgggctccggcggcggcgagacggCGGGTCCGAGGATGCCGTGGCACGACCTGCACTGCCGCGTcgatggcgccgccgcgtaCGATGTCCTGGCGAACTTCGAGCAGCGGTGGCGGAAGGCCACGAGGCTTAATGACGCGTTAGGAAGGAAGCGCTGGATGGACGACGCCCTCCTCCGGCTCCACCGCATCCCGTGGATCCTCAGCCCTAACAAtgtcgccggagccggagaagacgacCCCGCCCTGCGCGTGTTCCCGGAGGACGACGACCCGCGACAATGGCACGCGCAGATCTTCCGCTCCATCGACTCCGGCTCCGTCAAAGGCTTCCCGCGCTCCTGGGAGACGCAAGAAATG GCGGAGCGGAACCTGCAGTGCGACAAGAACGTGGCGGTGGAGGCGAGCATCCACGCGGCGTACGTGGCGGCGATCCGGCGAGCACGGCGGTTCGTCTACATCGAGAACCAGTACTTCATCGGCTCCTCCTACGCGTGGCCGGAGTCCTACTACCGGAGCTCCGCGGCGGGGAACCTGGTGCCCATGGAGATCGCGCTCAAGGTCGCGAGCAAGATATACGCCGGCGAGGACTTCGCGGCCTACGTCGTGCTGCCCATGTTCCCCGAGGGCGGGTCGCCGGCGTCGGGCCCCGCGCAGGAGATCCTCTTCTGGCAGGCGCAGACCATGCGGGCCATGTACAACATCGTCGCCGACGCCATTGCCACCGCCGCGGGGAGTAGCAAGCTCGCTGGCAGCAGAAGAGCGCACCCGCAGGATTACCTCAACTTCTACTGCCTCGGGAACCGCGAGccgctgggcggcggcgacaatGGTGCTTCGCGGGccaggccggcgccggagacgacgagaTGGGGCACGACGACTAGCAGCAGCTCGGCGCCGTCGGCGTcggtggcgacggcgacggcgttggagagcgcgaggaggaacaggAGGTTCATGGTGTACGTGCACTCCAAGGGGATGATCGTGGACGACGAGTACGTGCTCCTCGGCTCCGCCAACATCAACCAGCGCTCCCTCGCCGGCTCCCGCGACACGGAGATCGCCGTCGGCGCCTACCAGCCGCACCACTCCGGCAACTCCCCTCGCGGGGAGGTGTACAGGTACAGGAAGTCGCTGTGGGAGGAGCAcctgggcgcggcggcaatggcggcggcggcggtggagtcgccggagaaggaggagtGCGTGCGGATGGTGAACCGGACGGCGCGGGAGAATTGGGAGAGGtacgcggcggaggaggcgacggcggagaTGCCGATGCGGGGGCATCTGATGAGGTACCCCGTGGAGGTGGGCGCCGACGGGAGCGTCGGCCCGCTGCAGGGGCACGAGTTCTTCCCCGACGTCGGCGGCCGGGTGCTCGGGTCCACCAACAAGCTCCCGGATGATCTCaccatgtaa
- the LOC100845309 gene encoding methyltransferase-like protein 23 isoform X3: MHSASSSSYSSPEAAAAADPGRMTTVSRHYFGGASSDRDHHLRVDILELGAGTSLPGLVAAKVGANVTLTDIADNTEVLDNIRQICGVNDANCNVLGLTWGDWDEPIFDLHPDIILGADVLYDSAKFDDLFATVTFLLESSPGAVFITTYHNRSLIFLCSGHHLIEFLMVKWGLKCLKLLDGFSFLPSCKAASLQGNIQLVEITLDKEKPK, translated from the exons ATGCACtccgcttcttcctcgtcctattcctcgccggaggcagcagcagcagcagaccCCGGCCGTATGACCACGGTCTCGCGCCACTACTTcggcggcgcctcctccgACCGCGACCACCACCTCCGCGTCGACATCCTCGAG CTTGGTGCTGGAACCTCGCTACCGGGTTTAGTCGCTGCAAAAGTTGGAGCAAATGTCACGCTGACGGACATTGCAGATAATACAGAA GTACTGGACAACATCAGACAAATATGCGGAGTCAACGATGCCAACTGCAAT GTATTAGGACTTACGTGGGGAGATTGGGACGAACCTATCTTTGATTTGCACCCTGATATTATTCTCGGAGCCGATGTGCTTTATGATTCAGCAA AATTTGATGATCTCTTCGCGACGGTTACCTTTCTCCTGGAAAGTTCCCCTGGGGCAGTATTCATTACGACATATCACAACCGCAG TTTGATTTTTCTGTGCAGTGGCCATCATTTGATTGAGTTCTTGATGGTGAAGTGGGGTTTGAAGTGTCTGAAACTTCTGGAtggcttctccttccttccctcaTGCAAGGCTGCTTCACTGCAGGGAAACATTCAGCTCGTTGAGATTACACTTGACAAAGAAAAACCTAAATGA
- the LOC100843360 gene encoding LOW QUALITY PROTEIN: glucuronokinase 1-like (The sequence of the model RefSeq protein was modified relative to this genomic sequence to represent the inferred CDS: substituted 2 bases at 2 genomic stop codons) has protein sequence MEAEHRAYARVGLLGNPSDVYGGKVVSLAVAGLWATVRLRPSAELLIQPHPHHDLVAFPSLLALAERLQGQGYYGGVRLLMAICKVFHGHCSRNGIALKDDNFTLSYETNIPRQAGLSGSSAIVCAALSCLLDFYNVRHLIKVEVRPTLILEAEKELGIVAGLQDRVAQVYGGLVYMDFSQEHMDKLGHGIYTPLDVGLLPPLYLIYAENPSDSGKVHSTVRKRWLDGDEFIISSMKEVAQLAVDGRNALLQKNYTELAKLMNRNFDLRRQMFGDDVLGAMNIEMIEVARSVGAASKFTGSGGAAVVLCPDGEAQAELLKTVCREAGFLVEPIEVGRSVLTEEETASLSLSNYLNPGHDQYVYRHPNGLCVVGLAPGHVALKEEGGITAVDFNVGKTDRSEIKVTGKRKRVSLLIHGSSLFGXLIGRXINVPFILQNAQHLQENSALCKVCTNDKSFIVRCCVKGSLLEINDRLIKQPNLLNTSSDREGYIAIFMPKPVDWLKIKDKFLSSEDYKSLRGIS, from the exons atggaagcGGAGCACAGGGCATACGCGCGGGTGGGGCTGCTGGGCAACCCCAGCGACGTGTACGGCGGCAAGGTCGTCTCCTTGGCCGTCGCCGGCCTCTGGGCCACCGTCCGCCTGCGCCCCTCCGCCGAGCTGCTCATCCAGCCCCACCCGCACCACGACCTCGTCGccttcccctccctcctcgcccTC GCGGAGCGGTTGCAGGGGCAAGGGTACTACGGCGGCGTGCGGCTGCTGATGGCCATCTGCAAGGTCTTCCACGGCCACTGCAGCCGCAACGGCATCGCGCTCAAGGACGACAACTTCACCCTGTCCTACGAAACCAACATTCCTCGCCAG GCCGGGCTGTCCGGTTCGAGCGCCATCGTCTGTGCGGCTCTGAGCTGCCTCCTTGATTTCTACAATGTCAGGCATTTGATAAAAGTTGAGGTCAGGCCTACTCTGATCCTCGAGGCCGAGAAAGAGCTTGGAATCGTTGCCGGGCTTCAGGACCGGGTCGCGCAGGTTTACGGTGGGCTTGTTTATATG GACTTTAGCCAGGAGCATATGGATAAGCTGGGTCATGGCATATATACGCCTCTAGATGTCGGCCTACTGCCCCCTCTATATCTCATCTACGCCGAGAATCCAAGTGACTCTGGCAAG GTCCACAGCACTGTCAGGAAAAGATGGCTTGACGGCGACGAGTTCATAATATCATCCATGAAAGAAGTTGCGCAGCTTGCGGTTGATGGCCGCAATGCATTGTTGCAGAAGAACTATACCGAGCTCGCGAAGCTTATGAACAGGAACTTTGACCTGCGGAG GCAAATGTTTGGAGATGACGTGCTTGGCGCAATGAACATAGAGATGATCGAGGTGGCCAGGAGCGTCGGCGCCGCGTCCAAGTTCACGggcagcggcggggcggcggtcGTGCTGTGCCCTGACGGGGAAGCACAGGCGGAGCTCCTGAAGACGGTGTGCCGGGAGGCCGGCTTCCTCGTGGAGCCGATCGAGGTCGGCCGGTCGGTGCTGACAGAGGAAGAGACGGCAAGCTTGTCATTGTCAA ATTATCTCAATCCAGGACATGATCAGTATGTCTACCGCCATCCAAATGG attGTGCGTGGTTGGTTTAGCCCCAGGCCATGTTGCGCTGAAAGAAGAGGGGGGAATAACTGCTGTGGACTTCAATGTCGGGAAGACAGATCGCAGTGAGATAAAAGTCACAGGGAAACGTAAAAGAGTAAGTCTATTAATTCATGGATCTTCTCTGTTTGGTTAATTAATTGGCAGATGAATTAATGTCCCTTTCATATTACAGAACGCACAACATTTGCAAGAAAATTCAGCACTATGTAAAGTATGCACAAATGATAAATCTTTCATAGTGAG GTGTTGTGTGAAAGGTTCACTTTTGGAAATCAACGATAGATTGATCAAACAACCGAATCTGCTTAATACCTCT TCTGACAGAGAAGGATACATAGCAATCTTCATGCCGAAACCAGTAGACTGGCTCAAAATTAAGGATAAATTTCTTAGCTCCGAAGACTACAAGAGCTTGCGAGGAATCAGTTGA
- the LOC100845309 gene encoding methyltransferase-like protein 23 isoform X1 — MHSASSSSYSSPEAAAAADPGRMTTVSRHYFGGASSDRDHHLRVDILENMQEDYGMFVWPCSVILAEYVWQQRPRFSGSAVVELGAGTSLPGLVAAKVGANVTLTDIADNTEVLDNIRQICGVNDANCNVLGLTWGDWDEPIFDLHPDIILGADVLYDSAKFDDLFATVTFLLESSPGAVFITTYHNRSLIFLCSGHHLIEFLMVKWGLKCLKLLDGFSFLPSCKAASLQGNIQLVEITLDKEKPK, encoded by the exons ATGCACtccgcttcttcctcgtcctattcctcgccggaggcagcagcagcagcagaccCCGGCCGTATGACCACGGTCTCGCGCCACTACTTcggcggcgcctcctccgACCGCGACCACCACCTCCGCGTCGACATCCTCGAG AATATGCAAGAGGATTACGGGATGTTCGTCTGGCCGTGCAGCGTCATACTCGCCGAGTACGTGTGGCAGCAGAGGCCGCGCTTCTCAGGCTCCGCCGTCGTAGAG CTTGGTGCTGGAACCTCGCTACCGGGTTTAGTCGCTGCAAAAGTTGGAGCAAATGTCACGCTGACGGACATTGCAGATAATACAGAA GTACTGGACAACATCAGACAAATATGCGGAGTCAACGATGCCAACTGCAAT GTATTAGGACTTACGTGGGGAGATTGGGACGAACCTATCTTTGATTTGCACCCTGATATTATTCTCGGAGCCGATGTGCTTTATGATTCAGCAA AATTTGATGATCTCTTCGCGACGGTTACCTTTCTCCTGGAAAGTTCCCCTGGGGCAGTATTCATTACGACATATCACAACCGCAG TTTGATTTTTCTGTGCAGTGGCCATCATTTGATTGAGTTCTTGATGGTGAAGTGGGGTTTGAAGTGTCTGAAACTTCTGGAtggcttctccttccttccctcaTGCAAGGCTGCTTCACTGCAGGGAAACATTCAGCTCGTTGAGATTACACTTGACAAAGAAAAACCTAAATGA
- the LOC100843057 gene encoding UDP-glycosyltransferase 91C1 yields the protein MDSNKQRERVMEAAAAPESVTQGGGLEVVVFPWLAFGHMIPFLELSKRLAARGHAVAFVSTPRNLARLQPADGVRFVPLPLPSVEGLPEGAEATSDVPPDEVSLLKKAMDGLAVPLAAFLAGSAGRRRTDWIIVDFCHHWVPPIADRHKVPCALFMIFPAATMAFWGPRWANAANPRTEPEDFAVPPKWMPFPSTAFFLRHEAEWVAGSFRANSSGVSDAERLWEIMERCRLTIHRSCHELEPGMFALLSDLNRKPAVPAGILLPCHEEENNQSSSSSSQALRWLHDKPPKSVLYVALGSEAPLTRENIHELALGLELAGVRFLWALRKPVSTAGRNDYDGELLPAGFEERTLGRGVVCTGWVPQVKALAHAATGAFLTHCGWGSTVESFAFGHPLVMLPFIIDQPMIARAMAERGVGVAVARNESDGGSFTRDGVAAAVRHVMVEDQGKILAANAKKMQELLVDQPRQDQYIHDLVDHLRRYKDA from the coding sequence ATGGATTCAAACAAGCAACGTGAGCGAGTGatggaagcagcagcagctcctgaATCAGTAACACAAGGCGGGgggctggaggtggtggtgttCCCATGGCTGGCGTTCGGGCACATGATCCCCTTCCTGGAGCTCTCCAAGCGGCTGGCGGCCAGGGGCCACGCCGTGGCTTTCGTCTCCACGCCGCGGAACCTCGCGAGGCTGCAGCCAGCCGACGGCGTCCGGTTCGTGCCGCTGCCTCTGCCGAGCGTCGAGGGGCTGCCGGAGGGCGCCGAGGCCACGTCCGACGTTCCGCCGGACGAGGTCAGCCTCCTCAAGAAGGCCATGGACGGCCTTGCCGTCCCGCTCGCCGCTTTCCTCGCCGGCtctgccgggaggaggcggacggATTGGATCATCGTCGACTTCTGCCACCACTGGGTCCCGCCCATTGCCGACCGGCACAAGGTGCCGTGCGCCTTGTTCAtgatcttccccgccgccacTATGGCCTTCTGGGGGCCGAGGTGGGCCAACGCCGCGAACCCGCGCACGGAGCCCGAGGACTTCGCCGTGCCACCCAAGTGGATGCCCTTCCCGTCCActgccttcttcctccgccaTGAGGCCGAGTGGGTCGCCGGCTCCTTCCGCGCCAACTCGTCAGGCGTGTCGGACGCGGAGCGTCTGTGGGAGATAATGGAGCGCTGCCGCCTCACCATCCACCGGAGCTGCCACGAGCTGGAGCCCGGGATGTTCGCCCTCCTCTCCGATCTCAATCGGAAGCCCGCTGTCCCCGCGGGGATCCTGCTACCGTGtcatgaagaagaaaacaaccaaagcagcagcagcagctcccaGGCCCTGCGATGGCTCCACGACAAGCCTCCCAAGTCCGTCCTCTACGTTGCACTGGGAAGCGAGGCGCCGCTAACGCGAGAGAACATCCATGAGCTCGCACTCGGGCTGGAGCTCGCCGGGGTGCGCTTTCTCTGGGCTCTACGCAAGCCGGTGTCGACTGCCGGCCGCAACGACTACGACGGCGAGCTGTTGCCAGCCGGTTTCGAGGAGCGGACTCTCGGGCGCGGCGTTGTGTGCACCGGGTGGGTGCCGCAGGTGAAGGCCCTGGCGCACGCCGCCACGGGCGCGTTCCTCACGCACTGCGGCTGGGGCTCCACCGTGGAGAGCTTCGCCTTTGGGCATCCACTGGTCATGCTCCCCTTCATCATCGACCAGCCCATGATCGCTCGGGCAATGGCGGAGAGAGGGGTCGGCGTGGCGGTGGCAAGGAACGAGAGCGACGGCGGTTCTTTCACCAGGGACGGCGTAGCCGCCGCGGTGAGGCACGTCATGGTGGAGGACCAAGGGAAGATTCTGGCGGCCAATGCCAAGAAGATGCAGGAGCTTCTTGTGGACCAGCCGAGGCAGGACCAGTACATCCACGACCTTGTCGACCACTTAAGACGCTATAAAGATGCCTAG
- the LOC100845309 gene encoding methyltransferase-like protein 23 isoform X2, which translates to MHSASSSSYSSPEAAAAADPGRMTTVSRHYFGGASSDRDHHLRVDILENMQEDYGMFVWPCSVILAEYVWQQRPRFSGSAVVELGAGTSLPGLVAAKVGANVTLTDIADNTEVLDNIRQICGVNDANCNVLGLTWGDWDEPIFDLHPDIILGADVLYDSAKFDDLFATVTFLLESSPGAVFITTYHNRSGHHLIEFLMVKWGLKCLKLLDGFSFLPSCKAASLQGNIQLVEITLDKEKPK; encoded by the exons ATGCACtccgcttcttcctcgtcctattcctcgccggaggcagcagcagcagcagaccCCGGCCGTATGACCACGGTCTCGCGCCACTACTTcggcggcgcctcctccgACCGCGACCACCACCTCCGCGTCGACATCCTCGAG AATATGCAAGAGGATTACGGGATGTTCGTCTGGCCGTGCAGCGTCATACTCGCCGAGTACGTGTGGCAGCAGAGGCCGCGCTTCTCAGGCTCCGCCGTCGTAGAG CTTGGTGCTGGAACCTCGCTACCGGGTTTAGTCGCTGCAAAAGTTGGAGCAAATGTCACGCTGACGGACATTGCAGATAATACAGAA GTACTGGACAACATCAGACAAATATGCGGAGTCAACGATGCCAACTGCAAT GTATTAGGACTTACGTGGGGAGATTGGGACGAACCTATCTTTGATTTGCACCCTGATATTATTCTCGGAGCCGATGTGCTTTATGATTCAGCAA AATTTGATGATCTCTTCGCGACGGTTACCTTTCTCCTGGAAAGTTCCCCTGGGGCAGTATTCATTACGACATATCACAACCGCAG TGGCCATCATTTGATTGAGTTCTTGATGGTGAAGTGGGGTTTGAAGTGTCTGAAACTTCTGGAtggcttctccttccttccctcaTGCAAGGCTGCTTCACTGCAGGGAAACATTCAGCTCGTTGAGATTACACTTGACAAAGAAAAACCTAAATGA